A window of Clostridia bacterium genomic DNA:
AGGAAATGACCTTTGGTGTGAAATGAAGGAATCTGGTGTTTTAGATAAAACTACACTTGTCTTCGGACAAATGAATGAACCACCAGGGGCTAGAATGAGAGTGGGTTTATCTGGTTTAACCATGGCCGAATATTTCCGGGATGTAGCTGGACAAGATGTTCTTTTGTTTATTGATAATATTTTTAGATTTACACAAGCTGGTTCAGAGGTTTCAGCTTTACTAGGTCGGATGCCTTCGGCGGTAGGTTATCAGCCTACTTTGGCTACGGAAATGGGTAATTTGCAAGAAAGAATTACTTCTACGAAAAAAGGTTCTATCACTTCAGTACAAGCTATTTATGTGCCTGCTGATGACTTGACTGACCCAGCTCCGGCAACAACTTTTGCTCACTTAGATGCTACTACGGTACTTTCACGGCAAATTGTGGAATTGGGTATTTATCCGGCGGTTGATCCTTTAGATTCCACTTCTAGAATTTTGGATCCGGTTGTTTTGGGTGAAGAACATTATGAGGTAGCACGCGGTGTACAGCAAATTTTGCAGCGGTATACGGAACTTCAAGATATTATAGCCATTTTGGGTATGGATGAATTATCAGAAGAAGACCGTTTAATTGTTGATCGGGCTCGGAAAATTCAAAGGTTTTTATCACAACCTTTCTTTGTGGCTGAACAGTTTACGGGTACTGCTGGTAAATATGTACCTTTAGGAGAAACTATTCAAGGTTTTAAGGAAATTCTGGAAGGTAAACATGATCATTTGCCCGAACAGGCTTTTTATATGGTGGGTAATATTGAGGAGGTTGTAGCTAAAGCTAAGGAGTTGGAGGGATAATATGACTAAGGTCATGACCCTGGAAGTGATTACCCCGGAAAGGGTATTATTAACGGAAAAAACTAATTTTGTGGTGGCACCAGGTACAGAAGGACCGTTAGGTATTTTATATAATCACGCTCCTTTGATTACCGGTTTATTACCAGGTGTTTTAAAATATGAATCTCAAGGCCGTATGTTCTTTATTGCTGTCAGTAGTGGCTTTATGGAAATTCACGATAACCGCATCGTTATTTTGGCTGATACGGCTGAAAGACCAGATGAAATAGATTTAAATAGGGCTTTGGCGGCCAAGGAACGTGCTGAGAAGCGTTTAATTGAACAGCATCCTGGTTTGGATGTGCAAAGAGCGGAATTGGCTTTAAATCGAGCACTGGCCCGCATTAAAGTGGCTGCTCATCAGCAGGCAGCTTCTTAAAAAAATGTCAGGTAGGCAGGAAAAATGTCTTTGATGGCGAACTTAAACTATGATTGCTTTTGTAGTTGAAGGCAATTAACCTAAAACAGATACGCCATAGTCCCTTAGACTGTGGCGTATCTGTTTTAAGCGGTTTGAAATGGGTAACCTAGTAG
This region includes:
- the atpD gene encoding F0F1 ATP synthase subunit beta, with product MGTTGKVIQVIGPVVDIEFPVGELPDIYHAITVTEQERKINVTLEAAQHLGNNVVRCVAMSSTDGLQRGMTAESTGQPITVPVGEETLGRLFNVIGETIDELKEIKTKERWPIHRPAPELKDQEPATEILETGIKVIDLLAPYARGGKIGLFGGAGVGKTVLIMELIRNIAYEHGGFSVFAGVGERTREGNDLWCEMKESGVLDKTTLVFGQMNEPPGARMRVGLSGLTMAEYFRDVAGQDVLLFIDNIFRFTQAGSEVSALLGRMPSAVGYQPTLATEMGNLQERITSTKKGSITSVQAIYVPADDLTDPAPATTFAHLDATTVLSRQIVELGIYPAVDPLDSTSRILDPVVLGEEHYEVARGVQQILQRYTELQDIIAILGMDELSEEDRLIVDRARKIQRFLSQPFFVAEQFTGTAGKYVPLGETIQGFKEILEGKHDHLPEQAFYMVGNIEEVVAKAKELEG
- a CDS encoding F0F1 ATP synthase subunit epsilon → MTKVMTLEVITPERVLLTEKTNFVVAPGTEGPLGILYNHAPLITGLLPGVLKYESQGRMFFIAVSSGFMEIHDNRIVILADTAERPDEIDLNRALAAKERAEKRLIEQHPGLDVQRAELALNRALARIKVAAHQQAAS